A stretch of the Nitratifractor salsuginis DSM 16511 genome encodes the following:
- the hisB gene encoding imidazoleglycerol-phosphate dehydratase HisB: protein MYEKRRVTKETDITIKLNLYGTGEAAIDTGVGFFDHMLESFARHALLDLEVTCQGDLHIDAHHSVEDVGIVLGQLLGEAIYPVKGMERFGNAVVVMDEAAVECDIDLSGRAYLVFELPVEGKVGEFDTELVEEFFRALVFNLPITCHLTARRGRNRHHLIEAAFKALAVALRRAVTPNERIGVPSTKGVL from the coding sequence ATGTATGAAAAAAGACGGGTAACCAAAGAGACCGATATCACCATCAAACTGAACCTCTACGGCACGGGAGAGGCGGCCATCGATACCGGCGTGGGCTTTTTCGACCATATGCTGGAGTCCTTTGCCCGGCATGCCCTCCTGGATCTGGAGGTGACGTGCCAGGGGGATCTGCACATCGACGCGCACCACAGCGTCGAGGATGTGGGCATCGTCCTGGGGCAGCTTCTGGGCGAAGCGATCTATCCGGTGAAGGGGATGGAGCGTTTCGGCAATGCCGTCGTGGTGATGGATGAAGCGGCGGTGGAGTGCGATATCGATCTGAGCGGCCGGGCCTACCTGGTCTTTGAATTGCCGGTGGAAGGCAAAGTCGGAGAGTTTGACACGGAGCTGGTAGAGGAGTTTTTTCGGGCGTTGGTCTTCAACCTCCCGATCACTTGCCACCTAACCGCCAGGCGGGGCCGCAACCGGCACCACCTGATCGAAGCGGCCTTCAAGGCTCTGGCCGTGGCCCTGCGCCGGGCCGTGACCCCCAACGAACGGATCGGAGTGCCCAGCACCAAGGGAGTGCTCTGA
- a CDS encoding septal ring lytic transglycosylase RlpA family protein, whose protein sequence is MGRIFSGILTLALIGTGISLFTGCSSRSYTKPGHTSAARRRATMRTYTVRGRTYHPTYVRVGDTMSGIASWYGPNFHGKQTSNGERYNMNAMTAAHKTWPMDTMVRVENRANGRSCVVRINDRGPFVKGRVIDCSYAAGKRLGLDRTGTAPVKLTVVGFAGKVYHPSATGKSTPPPAIELSNFGVQVGAFRRLEGARIYQRRYAATVERPERVVIKKFIVDGAPLYRVWVMGFGSEEEARDYIRDHGISGGFLVRN, encoded by the coding sequence ATGGGACGAATCTTTTCGGGAATCCTCACCCTTGCATTGATTGGAACGGGGATCAGCCTCTTCACCGGTTGCTCCAGCCGCTCCTACACCAAGCCGGGCCATACTTCGGCGGCCCGGCGACGAGCGACGATGCGCACCTACACTGTCCGGGGGCGCACCTACCATCCTACCTATGTCAGAGTGGGGGACACGATGAGCGGGATCGCCAGCTGGTACGGCCCCAATTTCCACGGCAAGCAGACGAGCAATGGAGAACGGTATAATATGAATGCTATGACCGCCGCCCACAAAACGTGGCCGATGGATACGATGGTGCGGGTCGAGAACCGGGCCAACGGCCGCAGCTGCGTCGTGAGGATCAACGACCGGGGGCCTTTCGTCAAAGGGCGGGTGATCGACTGCTCCTACGCCGCCGGGAAAAGACTGGGGCTCGACCGGACCGGGACCGCCCCGGTCAAACTGACCGTCGTGGGTTTTGCGGGTAAGGTCTATCACCCCTCGGCTACGGGGAAAAGCACCCCGCCGCCCGCTATAGAACTGAGCAACTTCGGTGTGCAGGTCGGGGCGTTCCGCCGGCTTGAAGGGGCTCGGATCTATCAGCGCCGCTATGCGGCTACGGTTGAGCGCCCGGAGCGGGTTGTGATCAAAAAATTCATCGTCGACGGGGCGCCGCTCTACCGGGTCTGGGTCATGGGATTCGGTTCGGAAGAGGAGGCCAGAGATTATATCCGCGACCACGGAATCAGCGGCGGCTTCCTGGTCCGCAACTGA